Proteins found in one Triticum aestivum cultivar Chinese Spring chromosome 4D, IWGSC CS RefSeq v2.1, whole genome shotgun sequence genomic segment:
- the LOC123097575 gene encoding probable calcium-binding protein CML27, whose protein sequence is MDTAPAPAKPSLSKKPSPSFRLRNGSLNALRLRRVFDLFDRNGDGEITLDEMAAALDTLGLGADRASLEATVGAYIPPGAAGLGFEDFEGLHRALGDALFGPIVEEEPGKKGEAEDEDMKEAFRVFDENGDGFISAAELQAVLKKLGLAEARNLAAVQEMICNVDRDRDGQVDFGEFKCMMQGITVWGA, encoded by the coding sequence ATGGACACCGCTCCCGCTCCCGCGAAGCCGTCCTTGTCCAAGAAGCCCTCGCCGTCGTTCCGCCTCCGCAACGGCAGCCTCAATGCCCTGCGCCTGCGCCGCGTGTTCGACCTCTTCGACCGCAACGGCGACGGCGAGATCACCCTCGACGAGATGGCGGCCGCGCTCGACACGCTCGGCCTCGGCGCCGACCGCGCCAGCCTGGAGGCCACCGTCGGCGCCTACATCCCGCCTGGCGCCGCCGGCCTCGGCTTCGAGGACTTCGAGGGCCTCCACCGCGCTCTCGGCGACGCGCTCTTCGGCCCCATCGTCGAGGAGGAGCCCGGCAAGAAGGGCGAGGCCGAGGACGAGGACATGAAGGAGGCGTTCCGGGTCTTCGACGAGAACGGCGACGGGTTCATCTCCGCGGCCGAGCTGCAGGCCGTGCTCAAGAAGCTGGGCCTGGCGGAGGCGCGGAACCTGGCGGCGGTGCAGGAGATGATCTGCAACGTCGACCGCGACCGCGACGGCCAGGTCGACTTCGGCGAGTTCAAGTGCATGATGCAGGGGATCACCGTGTGGGGAGCTTGA
- the LOC123097574 gene encoding uncharacterized protein isoform X2: MVAPATLSLRPCATLAPSRAALPRAHAHAGFAPASRPALSVSCPPTRFESLRRAATAVSDRQGSAEPSEKEGKSRTYYFLVANAKFMLDDEEHFQEQLQEKLRLYEERSKEQDFWLVIEPKFLDRFPNVAKRLKRPAVALVSTDRNWIRFMKLRLDRVLAEQFDAETPEEALASNPAELKFDKPDKWTAPYPKYESGWWEAFLPPKSSNGTA, encoded by the exons ATGGTGGCTCCGGCGACGCTGTCCCTCCGCCCCTGCGCGACCCTCGCGCCGTCCAGGGCCGCGCTCCCCCGCGCCCACGCCCACGCCGGGTTCGCCCCCGCTAGTCGTCCAGCCCTCTCCGTCTCCTGCCCGCCGACGCGCTTCGAGAgcctccgccgcgccgccaccgccgtatCCGACCGGCAAGGCTCCGCGGAGCCTTCCGAGAAA GAGGGGAAGTCGCGGACCTACTACTTCCTGGTGGCGAACGCCAAGTTCATGCTGGACGACGAGGAACACTTCCAGGAGCAGCTCCAGGAGAAGCTGCGGCTCTACGAGGAGCGCAGCAAGGAGCAGGACTTCTGGCTTGTGATCGAGCCCAAGTTTCTAGACAGGTTCCCCAACGTCGCCAAGCGGCTCAAGCGCCCCGCCGTCGCGCTCGTCTCCACCGACCGCAACTGGATCAG ATTCATGAAACTAAGGCTGGACAGGGTCTTAGCAGAGCAATTCGATGCAGAGACACCTGAAGAAGCATTGGCTTCTAACCCTGCAGAGTTGAAATTCGATAAGCCTGACAAATGGACAGCTCCATACCCCAAATACGAGTCTGGATGGTGGGAGGCCTTCTTACCTCCAAAGTCCAGCAACGGCACGGCTTAG
- the LOC123097574 gene encoding uncharacterized protein isoform X1 produces MVAPATLSLRPCATLAPSRAALPRAHAHAGFAPASRPALSVSCPPTRFESLRRAATAVSDRQGSAEPSEKQEGKSRTYYFLVANAKFMLDDEEHFQEQLQEKLRLYEERSKEQDFWLVIEPKFLDRFPNVAKRLKRPAVALVSTDRNWIRFMKLRLDRVLAEQFDAETPEEALASNPAELKFDKPDKWTAPYPKYESGWWEAFLPPKSSNGTA; encoded by the exons ATGGTGGCTCCGGCGACGCTGTCCCTCCGCCCCTGCGCGACCCTCGCGCCGTCCAGGGCCGCGCTCCCCCGCGCCCACGCCCACGCCGGGTTCGCCCCCGCTAGTCGTCCAGCCCTCTCCGTCTCCTGCCCGCCGACGCGCTTCGAGAgcctccgccgcgccgccaccgccgtatCCGACCGGCAAGGCTCCGCGGAGCCTTCCGAGAAA CAGGAGGGGAAGTCGCGGACCTACTACTTCCTGGTGGCGAACGCCAAGTTCATGCTGGACGACGAGGAACACTTCCAGGAGCAGCTCCAGGAGAAGCTGCGGCTCTACGAGGAGCGCAGCAAGGAGCAGGACTTCTGGCTTGTGATCGAGCCCAAGTTTCTAGACAGGTTCCCCAACGTCGCCAAGCGGCTCAAGCGCCCCGCCGTCGCGCTCGTCTCCACCGACCGCAACTGGATCAG ATTCATGAAACTAAGGCTGGACAGGGTCTTAGCAGAGCAATTCGATGCAGAGACACCTGAAGAAGCATTGGCTTCTAACCCTGCAGAGTTGAAATTCGATAAGCCTGACAAATGGACAGCTCCATACCCCAAATACGAGTCTGGATGGTGGGAGGCCTTCTTACCTCCAAAGTCCAGCAACGGCACGGCTTAG